A DNA window from Coffea arabica cultivar ET-39 chromosome 6c, Coffea Arabica ET-39 HiFi, whole genome shotgun sequence contains the following coding sequences:
- the LOC140008624 gene encoding uncharacterized protein, which yields MKPNQFGRRCRTCAWYIVGRSYTWDVELAKSNSFADQIRTLALAATVYHAWRLRNEVIFQLKSADCWVHPVNGSPLQVLASKLRNVKNALKQWSRTTFGDIFERVRSAERVVTESETAYDLDPTEQRRSELHHARARLRRALVVEEGFWRQKARVKWLSDGDRNTKYFHSLVTERRRRAVIHRVRGTAGEWIEGKCQIGEAAVGFFKELFTAEGDLPSLTGLEIIPKLITDQENSRLTDIPSLTEVKDIVFAMNGESAAGPDGFTGKFFTFAWEVVASDLYRAVVSFFCGAELPRSITATSIVLLPKVENPQDFKHFRPISLCNFTNKIISKLLSARLAMILPRIISPQQSGFVQGRQITDNFLLAQELVADIGKSNRGGNVVIKLDMMKAYDKVSWPFLLQVLRYFGFSETWIDMIWHLISNVWFSVLVNGGSNGFFRSSRGLRQGDPISPALFVIGAEVLSRTLNTLPTQRGFTPFKVPPHCSIITHLAFADDVIIFSSGAKSSLRLIKRVLDDYNEASGQRINPQKSCFLTHPRAPSQRAAVVNQILGYNKRDFPIRYLGCPLYTGRSKKVYYTDIYNAVANRILSWENQILSLGGRVVLIQSVLSSMPIHLLAAASPPKGMLMVIEKLFAKFLWGSSNFGDKFHWIRWADLCRPKDEGGVGLRGLKQVYDSFSIKLWWKFRQQQSLWAKFMSQKYCAGHHPCLADIGHPGSQVWQRMVTMQRFGEDNISWVVREGALDFWHDNWMGSGALCDKVEVFHDHSVVDFVDRRAWNVDMLHQFLDGELVTQVLEIDPPTDRGNDTMVWALTNSGVFSTASAYSLIRQSNDNSWLFGRIWQQGLPVKVSFFMLRLLQGRLPLMDRLKRFGVCGPSRCLCCQNPQEEDLNHVFCSGEGARLVWRHFESTAGEFSGVHTVRHMMWSCWLRRGTNDRVKFLHNILPSVVCWVLWKARNEGVFEGRKMRIRPTVNRIVQFLHDFLQSRFPGVQPSAPTWEGLLLELGSHQRRMVIRPVYWVTPRRGYKLNSDGCSRGNPGRSGGGGLVRDSRGNFVFGYAEPFGVITSMQAELRALLWGGRHCVIRGCLELHLEADSLTLVHIVQGTSACPWRLQRDLDELMMFKQYFTSITHCYREANAPADHLANFGADSSAGHVFNTFSELPQLVRGAIRLDRLGFPTFRTRCLA from the coding sequence GACTGTTGGGTTCATCCAGTCAATGGCTCTCCTTTGCAAGTATTGGCATCGAAGTTGAGGAATGTTAAAAATGCCCTCAAGCAGTGGTCTAGGACGACATTCGGGGATATTTTTGAACGGGTACGTAGTGCAGAGCGTGTGGTAACCGAGTCTGAGACAGCATACGACCTCGATCCTACTGAGCAGCGACGGAGCGAGTTACATCATGCTCGGGCTCGATTGCGCCGAGCGCTTGTAGTTGAGGAGGGTTTTTGGAGACAAAAGGCGCGGGTTAAGTGGCTTTCGGACGGAGATAGGAACACCAAATATTTCCACTCCTTGGTTACGGAAAGGAGACGTAGGGCAGTAATTCATCGAGTCAGGGGTACTGCTGGAGAGTGGATCGAGGGGAAATGCCAAATTGGGGAGGCAGCGGTGGGTTTCTTTAAGGAACTTTTCACGGCAGAGGGGGATCTTCCCTCCCTTACCGGTCTGGAGATCATACCTAAACTGATAACAGACCAGGAAAACTCACGGTTAACGGACATTCCATCTCTTACAGAAGTTAAAGACATAGTCTTTGCTATGAATGGAGAGAGCGCAGCCGGCCCGGACGGGTTTACAGGGAAATTCTTTACCTTTGCTTGGGAGGTAGTGGCATCGGATTTATACCGGGCGGTTGTCAGCTTTTTCTGCGGTGCTGAACTACCTAGGAGTATCACGGCTACCTCAATTGTGTTGCTGCCAAAAGTGGAGAACCCCCAAGATTTTAAGCATTTTCGTCCAATCAGTCTGTGCAACTTTACTAACAAAATCATCTCCAAGCTGTTATCGGCAAGGTTGGCGATGATATTACCCCGGATTATATCTCCACAGCAAAGCGGGTTTGTCCAAGGGAGGCAGATTACAGATAATTTCTTGTTAGCTCAGGAGTTAGTAGCCGATATCGGGAAATCAAATCGGGGTGGCAATGTGGTCATCAAGTTAGACATGATGAAGGCTTATGATAAAGTCTCATGGCCCTTTCTCCTACAGGTGCTACGATATTTCGGATTCAGTGAGACCTGGATAGACATGATTTGGCACTTAATATCGAATGTGTGGTTCTCGGTACTTGTTAATGGTGGTTCAAACGGCTTTTTCAGATCTTCACGGGGTTTACGGCAAGGGGATCCAATTTCACCAGCCTTATTCGTTATCGGAGCTGAGGTGCTGTCTAGAACCCTCAACACGCTACCCACACAAAGAGGATTTACTCCGTTCAAAGTTCCTCCTCATTGTTCTATAATTACGCATTTGGCATTCGCCGATGACGTGATTATCTTTTCCAGTGGGGCCAAGTCATCCCTACGTCTGATTAAACGGGTTTTGGATGATTATAATGAGGCATCAGGTCAGCGAATCAACCCTCAGAAGAGTTGTTTCCTTACTCATCCACGGGCACCATCTCAGAGGGCAGCGGTTGTTAACCAGATACTAGGGTATAATAAACGCGACTTTCCAATACGGTACCTTGGTTGTCCCTTGTATACCGGAAGGAGCAAGAAGGTTTACTATACGGATATATACAATGCGGTGGCGAATCGGATTTTGAGTTGGGAAAACCAGATTTTATCGCTAGGAGGCAGGGTGGTGTTGATTCAGAGCGTGTTATCCTCTATGCCAATTCACTTGCTGGCAGCCGCGTCCCCTCCAAAAGGGATGTTGATGGTCATAGAGAAATTGTTCGCCAAGTTCTTGTGGGGATCTTCGAATTTCGGAGATAAATTCCATTGGATACGTTGGGCAGATTTGTGTCGGCCGAAGGATGAAGGGGGTGTAGGCCTGCGGGGTTTGAAACAGGTCTACGACTCATTTTCCATTAAACTCTGGTGGAAATTTCGACAACAACAATCATTATGGGCAAAGTTTATGTCCCAGAAGTATTGTGCAGGTCATCACCCTTGTCTTGCTGATATTGGGCATCCGGGATCCCAAGTTTGGCAGAGGATGGTCACAATGCAGCGTTTTGGGGAGGATAATATTAGCTGGGTAGTTCGGGAGGGGGCTTTGGACTTTTGGCATGATAATTGGATGGGGTCAGGTGCGCTTTGTGACAAGGTTGAGGTCTTCCATGATCATTCGGTGGTTGATTTTGTAGATCGGCGGGCTTGGAATGTGGACATGCTCCATCAATTCTTGGATGGAGAATTGGTTACGCAGGTTTTGGAGATTGACCCTCCTACCGATAGGGGAAATGATACAATGGTATGGGCATTGACGAACTCGGGTGTTTTTTCCACTGCATCGGCTTACTCATTGATCCGTCAATCCAATGACAATTCTTGGCTTTTTGGTCGTATATGGCAGCAGGGTCTTCCAgtcaaggtttctttctttatgCTGCGACTACTACAGGGGAGGCTCCCTCTTATGGATCGCCTAAAGAGGTTTGGGGTTTGTGGCCCATCTAGATGCTTGTGTTGTCAGAATCCCCAGGAGGAGGATTTGAATCATGTGTTTTGCTCAGGAGAAGGGGCACGATTGGTCTGGCGACACTTCGAGAGTACTGCTGGTGAGTTTAGTGGGGTGCATACGGTGCGTCATATGATGTGGTCTTGTTGGTTAAGGAGGGGGACTAATGATCGTGTAAAGTTTTTGCATAATATACTTCCTTCGGTGGTATGCTGGGTTTTATGGAAGGCTAGGAATGAAGGGGTGTTTGAAGGTCGGAAGATGAGGATCAGGCCTACGGTGAATCGGATTGTTCAGTTTCTGCATGATTTCCTTCAGTCACGGTTCCCGGGGGTGCAGCCTTCTGCCCCTACATGGGAAGGGTTGCTTCTCGAATTAGGTAGTCATCAAAGGCGGATGGTTATTAGGCCAGTTTACTGGGTAACTCCACGTAGAGGCTATAAGTTGAATTCAGATGGATGTTCTCGGGGGAACCCAGGAAGGAGTGGGGGGGGTGGGCTTGTGCGGGATAGTCGAGGAAATTTTGTATTCGGCTACGCGGAGCCCTTCGGGGTGATAACCAGCATGCAGGCGGAACTTCGAGCGTTGCTATGGGGCGGTAGACATTGTGTGATTCGAGGGTGCTTGGAGTTACACTTAGAGGCGGATTCTCTCACCCTGGTTCACATTGTTCAAGGGACTAGTGCTTGTCCTTGGCGTTTACAGAGAGATCTGGATGAGTTGATGATGTTCAAGCAATATTTCACATCGATCACACACTGCTACAGGGAAGCAAACGCACCTGCAGATCATTTGGCAAATTTTGGTGCTGATTCTAGTGCAGGTCATGTGTTTAATACATTCTCAGAATTGCCGCAATTGGTTAGGGGGGCTATTAGATTAGATCGATTAGGATTTCCTACGTTTCGTACACGGTGTCTGGCATGA
- the LOC113692928 gene encoding uncharacterized protein, whose translation MGNDKTETSIVCLSGKYVGLKAIKSAPDVDRRMANAKLLEHNPLPQINEVKFCRHELLRVAEHLGYAPDYFFTVDGNPTNLKVSQGDLMDSKFVAAVDKNEVKVHKLKDGDVPRNRNGLDLEKIRDDANGGCYDWKMSGTVSRPPSKLPHSSSSDRKRRGK comes from the exons ATGGGCAATGATAAAACTGAGACATCAATTGTTTGTCTATCCGGCAAATATGTCGGTTTGAAGGCCATTAAAAGTGCCCCCGATGTAGATCGACGTATGGCCAATGCTAAGTTACTAGAGCACAATCCACTCCCCCAAATTAATGAAGTAAAGTTCTGCAGACATGAATTGCTGCGTGTTGCTGAACATTTGGGTTATGCTCCAGATTACTTCTTCACAGTAGATGGCAATCCAACTAACTTGAAGGTCTCGCAGGGCGATCTTATGGACTCTAAATTTGTTGCCGCCGTTGACAAAAACGAAGTAAAGGTGCATAAGTTGAAGGACGGTGATGTACCAAG GAATCGTAACGGCCTGgatttggaaaaaataagagACGATGCTAATGGCGGTTGCTATGATTGGAAGATGTCGGGGACAGTATCTCG TCCACCCTCGAAGCTTCCTCATTCCTCTAGTTCAGACCGGAAGAGGCGCGGGAAATGA